In the genome of Danio rerio strain Tuebingen ecotype United States chromosome 23, GRCz12tu, whole genome shotgun sequence, one region contains:
- the fbxo44.5 gene encoding uncharacterized protein LOC445148 isoform a (isoform a is encoded by transcript variant 1), which translates to MGQAESRNTAAPLTDLRSLETRLAAFSGVMPDVPLTVVEEILLNLPAHHVVNECRLVCPEWKELVDSAAHWRERCMREGIQPCDGSRPPVDWCQFYFITKKRRNLIKNPVADDKFQGWEIVENGGDLWSIENSRTPLPDKTATKCFVTSYRLCLKQQLIDLQKEGYSAAFMDHLQPHIKISDWYGPRYDCGCEYQICVELLGQNKNPISVFQPEKVFIQAWTDKPWYQMIHVFKNYGPGVRFIRFTHGGKDTQFWAGCYGIRVTNSSVEICPAAER; encoded by the exons ATGGGTCAGGCTGAGAGCAGAAACACAGCTGCTCCTTTGACGGATTTAAGGTCCTTGGAGACCAGATTGGCCGCA TTCTCAGGTGTGATGCCAGATGTTCCTCTAACTGTGGTCGAGGAGATCTTGCTGAATCTGCCTGCTCATCATGTGGTTAACGAATGTCGTCTGGTGTGTCCTGAGTGGAAAGAGCTGGTGGACAGTGCTGCACACTGGAGAGAGCGCTGTATGAGAGAGGGGATTCAGCCCTGTGATGGCTCCAGACCACCAGTGGACTGGTGtcagttttattttataactAAGAAACGACGTAACCTGATCAAGAATCCAGTAGCTGATG ATAAATTTCAAGGATGGGAGATTGTCGAGAATGGAGGTGACCTCTGGAGCATCGAAAACAGTAGGACACCGTTACCAGACAAGACAGCCACCAAATGTTTTGTAACATCTTATAG GTTGTGTTTGAAGCAACAGCTGATTGATTTGCAGAAAGAAGGCTACAGTGCTGCTTTCATGGATCATCTGCAACCTCACATCAAAATCTCAGACTG GTATGGACCACGTTATGATTGTGGATGTGAGTATCAGATCTGTGTGGAGTTGCTTGGTCAGAATAAGAACCCCATCAGTGTCTTTCAGCCTGAGAAAGTGTTCATTCAAGCGTGGACTGATAAGCCGTGGTATCAA ATGATTCATGTCTTTAAGAATTACGGACCTGGTGTTCGGTTTATCCGCTTCACTCATGGAGGGAAGGACACTCAGTTCTGGGCAGGCTGCTATGGAATAAGAGTTACTAACAGTAGTGTGGAGATCTGCCCAGCTGCAGAGAGATAG
- the fbxo44.5 gene encoding uncharacterized protein isoform X2, with amino-acid sequence MPDVPLTVVEEILLNLPAHHVVNECRLVCPEWKELVDSAAHWRERCMREGIQPCDGSRPPVDWCQFYFITKKRRNLIKNPVADDKFQGWEIVENGGDLWSIENSRTPLPDKTATKCFVTSYRLCLKQQLIDLQKEGYSAAFMDHLQPHIKISDWYGPRYDCGCEYQICVELLGQNKNPISVFQPEKVFIQAWTDKPWYQMIHVFKNYGPGVRFIRFTHGGKDTQFWAGCYGIRVTNSSVEICPAAER; translated from the exons ATGCCAGATGTTCCTCTAACTGTGGTCGAGGAGATCTTGCTGAATCTGCCTGCTCATCATGTGGTTAACGAATGTCGTCTGGTGTGTCCTGAGTGGAAAGAGCTGGTGGACAGTGCTGCACACTGGAGAGAGCGCTGTATGAGAGAGGGGATTCAGCCCTGTGATGGCTCCAGACCACCAGTGGACTGGTGtcagttttattttataactAAGAAACGACGTAACCTGATCAAGAATCCAGTAGCTGATG ATAAATTTCAAGGATGGGAGATTGTCGAGAATGGAGGTGACCTCTGGAGCATCGAAAACAGTAGGACACCGTTACCAGACAAGACAGCCACCAAATGTTTTGTAACATCTTATAG GTTGTGTTTGAAGCAACAGCTGATTGATTTGCAGAAAGAAGGCTACAGTGCTGCTTTCATGGATCATCTGCAACCTCACATCAAAATCTCAGACTG GTATGGACCACGTTATGATTGTGGATGTGAGTATCAGATCTGTGTGGAGTTGCTTGGTCAGAATAAGAACCCCATCAGTGTCTTTCAGCCTGAGAAAGTGTTCATTCAAGCGTGGACTGATAAGCCGTGGTATCAA ATGATTCATGTCTTTAAGAATTACGGACCTGGTGTTCGGTTTATCCGCTTCACTCATGGAGGGAAGGACACTCAGTTCTGGGCAGGCTGCTATGGAATAAGAGTTACTAACAGTAGTGTGGAGATCTGCCCAGCTGCAGAGAGATAG
- the fbxo6.3 gene encoding uncharacterized protein isoform X2, whose product MGQSTSGQPHVSSIYERSEFRSRSDAFSGVMPDVPLAVVEEILLYLPAHQVVRVCRLVCPEWKELVDSVAHWRERCRREGIQPCDASRPPEDWCQFYFITKKRRNLIKNPKAEDEFNDWMIVQNGGDLWTIEDNGVEIPKHTVSKYFVTSHWLCLKQQLIDLQKEGYSAAFMDHLQPHIKISDWRSIEQDKCAKPGP is encoded by the exons atgggTCAGTCGACAAGCGGACAACCGCATGTTTCTTCTATCTATGAGAGATCAGAGTTTCGGTCCAGATCAGACGCA TTCTCAGGTGTGATGCCAGATGTTCCTCTAGCTGTGGTTGAGGAGATCTTGCTGTACCTGCCCGCTcatcaggtggtgcgagtgtgtCGTCTGGTGTGTCCTGAGTGGAAAGAGCTGGTGGACAGTGTTGCACACTGGAGAGAGCGCTGTCGGAGAGAGGGGATTCAGCCCTGTGATGCTTCCAGGCCGCCAGAAGACTGGTGTCAGTTTTACTTTATAACTAAAAAACGACGGAACCTGATCAAGAATCCCAAAGCTGAAG ATGAGTTCAATGATTGGATGATTGTACAGAATGGTGGTGATCTGTGGACGATTGAAGATAATGGTGTCGAAATTCCAAAGCACACAGTGTCTAAATACTTTGTCACCTCTCACTG GTTATGTTTAAAGCAACAGCTGATTGATTTGCAGAAAGAAGGCTACAGTGCTGCTTTCATGGATCATCTGCAACCTCATATCAAAATCTCAGACTG
- the fbxo6.3 gene encoding uncharacterized protein isoform X3: MPDVPLAVVEEILLYLPAHQVVRVCRLVCPEWKELVDSVAHWRERCRREGIQPCDASRPPEDWCQFYFITKKRRNLIKNPKAEDEFNDWMIVQNGGDLWTIEDNGVEIPKHTVSKYFVTSHWLCLKQQLIDLQKEGYSAAFMDHLQPHIKISDWRSIEQDKCAKPGP, translated from the exons ATGCCAGATGTTCCTCTAGCTGTGGTTGAGGAGATCTTGCTGTACCTGCCCGCTcatcaggtggtgcgagtgtgtCGTCTGGTGTGTCCTGAGTGGAAAGAGCTGGTGGACAGTGTTGCACACTGGAGAGAGCGCTGTCGGAGAGAGGGGATTCAGCCCTGTGATGCTTCCAGGCCGCCAGAAGACTGGTGTCAGTTTTACTTTATAACTAAAAAACGACGGAACCTGATCAAGAATCCCAAAGCTGAAG ATGAGTTCAATGATTGGATGATTGTACAGAATGGTGGTGATCTGTGGACGATTGAAGATAATGGTGTCGAAATTCCAAAGCACACAGTGTCTAAATACTTTGTCACCTCTCACTG GTTATGTTTAAAGCAACAGCTGATTGATTTGCAGAAAGAAGGCTACAGTGCTGCTTTCATGGATCATCTGCAACCTCATATCAAAATCTCAGACTG